The Campylobacter hyointestinalis subsp. hyointestinalis nucleotide sequence TCTAGCGATGATAATGATCGCGTGCGAGCACTCTTTTACTTGCTTTTGTGAGTTGCAAACTTCGCTAAGTTCTGCTAGATCACTTTCTTTACTCACGACCATAAATTTCCACGGCTCAAGTCCGCACGAGCTTGGTGTAAGCCTAACTAGATCTAGTATTTCTTTGATATTTTCATCTTTGATTTTTTGATTCGTGAAGTTGCGACACGAAAAACGCTCTTGCATGATACGCTTCATAGTATTCAAATCAGATCCTTTATTTAATAATCTTTGCTTTAGCACTCAGACATTGTATCTTTAGTTCGTAAATACTAGTTCTACCAAGTGAGCCGTATGCCGCTGTTTTGAAATAATCCATATAATCAGGTGTGTATTTTCTACACAATAACTCCAAAGCTTTGACCTTTTGACTCTCATCAGTGACCTCATAAGCTTTAGTTTTGGCTATGGCACTTTGTTTTGGCTAACACAGACTAGCTCTACATTTTTACCATCTTTATATAGCTTAGCTTTTGAGCCAGTTTTTGCTCCGTGGATATAAATACTCATACCATCTCTAGCTATAGAAATAGGAATACTAAATATCTCACCCTTTTCATCTACACAGCTAAGAGTCGCATACTGGCTCTCATCAATGATCTTTAGAGCACTCTCTTGATCTAATTCACGATCACTTCGACGCATAATTATCCTTTGATTTTCTTCTCTTTTAAATAACTTTCTAATCTCTCATCACCTAAAACTTCATCAAATTCACTTTTGCTTCTATAATCTTTTTCTATATTGAACTCTTCTACGCTCTCAAGAAATTTTTTAAAATCAGGATTTTTATCGCTTAACTCACTCATCACAGAATAATCCAGTCTCTCCCTAAATCTCGCCCTAGCCAAAATCACGCTTTCATCAACATTTTGTGAGCTTAGACTTACAATCCCTATACCAAATGAATAGCTAAGGCGCTTGATTAAATCCATAAGCTCCTCATCACTCTCATCGATATCAAGTGCGACCAAATAGCCCTCATTTGCCCAGCTTGAGTTACTAACAGCTTGAAAATAATACTCTCTAAAATTACCAACACTAAGATGCTTTTTCATCTCAAAAGCGTAAATTTTAATCGGCAAAGAGTCAAATTTGCCTATAAATCTATTTAGCTCTTTTTCATAATCTCTATACTCGAAACTCACACCAACTATATCTGGATATAGCCATTTGTCTGCGCCTTTTTGGGATTTTTTGCTACTTTCGTGATAAATCGTCTTTGTATAGGCTTTGAAATTCTCATTAAAAGAGACAAATCTACTTAAAAGCGGATGCAAATCCCTTTCGCTATAAGAAGTTTTTGACTCTTTTATCTCACTATTTTTCTCCATTTGAGCTTCTAAATTTATAACTTGATTTTTTAGCTTTATGAGCATAGGTTTAGTAGCCACTACTTCAAAAATACTATTTGGATTTTCTTTTATATCCATATAAATTCCAGCCCCAAAACTAGCCCACGGCGTTTTGCCATTTAAATTTAGCTCTTTAGTAAGCCCCATTTCATTGGCTATATGATACATTTTACTTGGATTTAACGCCTCTTTTTTGCGCTCTAATATCTCCTTTGCTACCTCTATAACAGATCTTGCCATATTAATCTTCCTTTTTATTTTTTAAATTATCTAAATATTCTAGCTTCCAAATAAAAATGACTGCCAAGGTGTTTTGCCACTTAAATTTAGTTCATCGGTTAATCCAAATTACCATTATAACACGCTTTGCTATATTAATACCTAACCCCATTTTGTTTCAAAAAGTCTCTTAAGTCGTCGTATTCGGCGTTTGTAAAGTATCGCCATTTGCCCTCGCCCAGTTGATCTAGGCTAACACGACCGAAGCTAACGCGTTTTAGATCCATAACCTCTAAATCAAAATACCCAAAAAATCTTCTTAATTCGCGGTTTTGTCCCTCGTTTATGATGACTTTTAGCCTTGTATATCCGCCGCTAAAACTGATGATTTTATACGCTAAGAAGGGTTTAAAATCCATAGAAATTTGCTTTGTTCTAGCGTGAGCACCTTTTGTAGCGTCTTTAGCAAAAAAGCCTTCGGTCATAGCAGTGATCACGTTTGGAGTTATCTCGCCTTTGATTTTTAGGTAGTATTCACGTTCTATATCGCTTCCCATAAGGGCTTCGGCGATCGCAGGAGCGTCAGTAAGAAGCAAAAGCCCCTCACTAGCAAAATCCAGCCTACCTATACTTATAAATTTAGAAAATCCATGCGGAAGAGCGTCATATATAGTCTTACGACCACGATCGTCTTTTTTGGTTACTAACTCGCCTTTTTGTTTGTTATACACTATCACGCTAAATTCTTTTTTGAGCCTGATAAGTCTAGAGCCTATCTTGACTTTATCATCATCTTTTACATCCGTAGCAAGGTTGTCTATAACCTTGTTATTTACAGTAACTTTACCGTTTTTGATCAGCTCATCGGCTTCACGACGCGAATAGTTTGTGTTATGTGAAATGAATTTATTTATACGCATTATAGTCCTAAACTTGTTAGATCGTGGATATGTAAAGCCCCGATCGGTTTTTTATCTTTTGTTATGATTAGAATTTGAATTTTATACTCTTCTATGAGTTTTAAAGCTTCATAGGCCAATGTGTTCTCGTCTTCAAGTACTTTTGGATTTTTGGTGGCAAATTTGATAGCTTTATCGTTTATATCAAAACTATCGTTACTAAGAGCGCGCCTTAGATCTCCATCGCTTAAGACTGCTACTAACTCGCCTTTTGAATTTGTTAGTAGTACGCTTCCGAGTTTACCGTGAGTCATAGAATCTATAGCAAATTTAAGACTAACATCATCACTAACGATAGGCAAATTTTCTTTTCGCATCACATCTTTTACTTTTAGATAAAGTCTCTTACCAAGGCTCCCACCAGGATGAAACATAGCAAAATCTTCTTTTTTAAAATCTCTTAGTTTCATAAGACACACAGCAAGCGCGTCACCCAAAGCCAAAGTAAGAGTAGTAGAAACAGTAGGCGCCGCGCCCAAAGGACAAGCCTCACGGACGATATCAAGACTTAAGAACTCATCGCTTAGCATTTCTAAACTTGAGCCGCTTTTTGCCATACCGATTATCTTGATACCGCGTTTTTTGATATGCGGAAGTATGGCTATCAGCTCGTTACTCTCGCCACTAAAACTGATAGCTAACACCGTATCGCCTATGCTTATCATACCAAGATCGCCGTGCATTGCTTCAGTAGGATGTAAAAAAAAGCTAGGAGTTCCAGTACTTGCCAAAGTCGCGGCTATCTTAGCGCCTATATGTCCGCTTTTGCCGACTCCTGTTATGACTAATTTTCCTTTGCACTCATACGCTAAATTTAACGCTTTTTCAAATTTAGAATCAAGCATATCTGCATGTCTTTTTAGCTCATCTGATTCTAGGTTTAAAACCTCTTTGGCCGTACTTAAGATATCCATTTTTTCTCCGTTTAAATTTACTATTACATCAAATACACAACAGGAACGATGGTCGGGTATTTTTTGATCTTTCTAAATATATGTTTTCTGATCACTTGTCTGATCTGGTTTTCTAGCGCTCTTGGATCGTGTAAAAGCTCATCTTTGACATTGCTAAGGAATTGTAAAAGTACCTCTTCCATCTCTTTGCTCAAGTTTTTACTCTGTCTTTCACTAACTAAACCGTGGCTGATGACTCTGTTTTGGATCAGTTTTTTAGCATTTTTGTCGATTTGTGCGATGATCGTTACCATACCTGCTTCGGCAAGTTTTTGGCGGTCTATCACGACATCGTCTGAAATTTGTTTATTTATCTGATTGTCTATGAAGACTTTACCGGTTTTGACTGTTTTTACGCGTTTCATGTATTTTTGACATACTTCTATCTGATCGCCATCGCTCATAAGATAGACATTTTTCTCATCTACTCCGCACGATACGGCTGTTTCTTTATGTCTTACTATATGGTTATATTCACCGTGCACAGGTAAGAAAAACTTCGGTTTGATGAGACGAAGCATAAGCTTTTGCTCTTCTTGGGCTGCGTGTCCACTTACGTGAATTTCGCTAAAGTCTTGATGCGCCACGCTTGCACCGCTTTTTAGTAAATAATTAAGCACCGTTGATACGCTTGTTTCATTTCCCGGGATCGCTTTTGAGCTTATGATTATCTGATCTGTCGGTTTTATCTTGATATATTTATGTTCATCGGTCGCCATTCTATATAACGCACTCATAGTCTCGCCTTGACTTCCGGTGGTGACTATGAGAACCTCATTATCAGGATATTTGCTTACTTCGTTTGCATCGATAAATATCTTTTTATCTAAATTTACGTACCCTAGCTCGATGGCTGTCCAGAGATTTCTCTCCATACTTCTACCTATAACACAAACTTTTCTACCGTGTTTTACGCCACGCTCAATGGCTTGATAAACACGGTGAATGTTTGAACTAAAAGTACTCATAATGACTCTACCTTTTGAAGTAGCAAAGATAGCATCAAAAGTCTTTCCTACGCTACTTTCACTTTTTGTAATGCCCTCTTTATAGCTGTTTGTCGAGTCACTCATCATACACAAAACGCCACGCTCACCGTAATACGCTAAACGGTTTAGATCAGTAGGATATCCATCAATCGGAGTATGATCTATCTTAAAATCTCCTGTGTGAAGTATGGTTCCGGCTTTTGTAGTGATAGCAAGAGCGCTAGCGTCGATGATAGAGTGAGTGATATGGATAAGTTCTATCTCAAAATCTCCTAGCTCATAAGTCTTACGTTTTTCTATCGGACGAAAAAAGCTTCTGAAAGACTTTAGCCCGTGCTCTTCAAATTTATTGCTTATCATTCCTAGTGGAAGTGGAGTTGCATAAAGCGGAAACTGAAATTCTTTGAAAAAATACGGTACCGCGCCGATGTGATCTTCGTGTGCGTGAGTGATGATAATGCCGCGAACTTTTTGTTTTATCTTGCGAATATAATCAAAATCTGGTATCAAAATATCCACGCCGTGCATACTTTCACTTGGAAAGCTCATACCGATATCTACTATGATAGCATCATTCTCAGTCTCAAACACAGTCATATTTCCACCGATCTCACCAAGACCACCGAGCGGAGTTATTTTGATCTTATGCTCACTTGAGTTTAGGTATTTGAGTGGATTTAGTCTTAGCTCGTGACAAGCTTTATTTGCTTCGATGGCAGCTTGCATATCTTTTTGCCAGTTTTCATTACCACTTATTTTGACAGTGTTGTTACTTTTACGTTTTTTCTTTTTGGGTTTTTGAGCTTCTGCTGGAGTCTCTTCACTGCTATTTTCGGCAGGTTTTATGGCGGATTGCTTTTTGAGATTATCTCTGTGATTTTTGTATCTACGTTTTTTATTTACTCTGTCGTTTGCGCTATTTTCGTGACTCGCACCGTTTTCTTTATTTTCTTTATTCTCTTCGTTCATGTTTAGCCTCTTTAAATATTTTTAAATATAAGGCGACACTAAGCTCGTGTGGACGAATAGTTTGAGATATATTTTGATTTTGAAAAAAACTCTCTAACCACTTTTTATCTATCATACTTGATAAATTCTTCAAAAGTGTTTTTCTAGGAGCGCTAAATGCGATCTTAAGAAAGTTTTTGAACTCAAAATAGTCGATATCCAGACTCAAATCTATATTTTTAATAAGTCTTATGACTGAAGAGATAACTTTTGGCGGAGGGTTAAACGCCTCTTTAGGCACATCAAAAAGCAGCTCACATCTACCTTTTAAATTTGCCAAAATAGCTAAAGAGCTAAACTCTTTTTCCCTGCATTCACTACTAAATTTACATGCGACTTCACGCTGTATCATAACCACAAAACCATTGCAGTTTGGATCGTCTATCGCTTTTAGTATTATGTTTGTCGCCACGTAATACGGTAAATTTGCGACCAAAAAATACTCGCTATTGCTTATACTATCCCAAGCATCAAGAGCGTCGCAATTTGTAATACTTATCTTACCGATACTGAGTTCGCTTTTAAATTTTTCTTGCAAAAAAACAAAAAGTTCACTATCTATCTCAAAACAATCAAGCTTACTATTTAGATTAACAAGCTTTTGTGTTAAATCACCTAAGCCAGGCCCAATCTCTACTATGCGTTTAACGCCGTTGGGAATCGCTTGGATGATTTGATTTTTTATATTTTCATCTTGTAAAAAATTTTGACCGAATTTTTTCTTTGCTTTAATCATCGCCCTATACTATCAGTTTTTCACTTATACTTTCATAAAAATTCATCTAAATCTAAGATAAAATGTCTTAAAAACCCACCAAAACACGAGCAAAACATAAACAATACTTCCACATATCACAAGCGACGTACCAGCTCCAAATTCATTTGCTAAAAATCCAGCCGTGATAGCGCCTATCGGAGTCGAACCTAAGAAAAACAGAGAATACACGCTCATAACCCTACCTCTATAAGCCTCTATCGAATTTAATTGTAAAAGAGAATTTATAGTAGAAACACAGATGATAAAGCTAAATCCAGTCATCGCTAAAAACACTCCAGCTAAAAAAATAGTGTTGCTTAACCCTACCAAAATCAAAAAAGTAGAAGCTACAAAAGGCATTATCTTGACTGTTTTATAACTGATATTTTTACTCGTAAATGCCACCCAAAGCGCTCCTAAAAACGCGCCTGATCCTAAAAACGCCATAAGATACGCAAAAGTATCTTCACCGCTTCCAAGAGCGTATTTTGCAAGAGCTGAGATAGTTACATTGTAGTTAGGTATAAACGTTCCGGTGATGAGTATGACCACTAATGGACTGATGAGAATTTCACGCTTTTTTATATAGTGAAATCCCGAGATTATCGACTTTAGTATGCTTTCTTTTCTTCTATTTGTCTTTGAAGGTCTATTTTTTATAAAAAACAAACTTATAAAAATCGCTATAAATGAAGCCGAATTTAGAAAAAAACAAGCTACTAACCCGAATTTTGCCATAACTATACCAGCAAAAAACGGCCCCATTATTCTAGCTGCATTTACCGACATAGAGTTTAGCGCTACAGCGTTTGCTACGTCTTTTTTATCATCGATTAGCTCATATAAAAACGACTGCCTACAAGGTGCATCAAGACAGTTAAAAAGTCCAGTTAAAAACGCCAACACCAAAATAAGCGGATAATTTACAAAGCCAAAAATTATACTAAGTCCAAATGCTAAAGACGTCAAGCACATACCTGTTTGAGTGATTTTTAGTATAAATTTTTTATCGCTTTTATCTAGCAATGCGCCTGAAAACAGAGAAAAAACAAGAAGCGGCAAGAACTGCACTGCAGCTACTATACCGACTAGCGTAGCGTTATTTGTAACTTCAAGCGCCAGCCAAGGCTGAGCGATATTTTGCATCCACGTTCCTGTTTGAGATATCATCATCCCAAACCAGTATAGCCTGAAATTTCTATATTTTAACGCTTTTAAAGGATTTGAAAATTTATTTGACACAGCTTCTTCTTGAGTAAATTTATATTTATTTTATCCAAATATAGGTTAATAGTGATTGAATGCTCTATTTAAGTAAATTTTCTAAGCTTTTATTGTAAAATGATAATAAAAAAGAGTTTTTATGGATAAATTTGCAAAACGTATAATTCCTTGTTTGGACGTAAATAACGGACGCGTTGTAAAAGGTATAAATTTCGTAGGACTTCGCGACGCAGGAGATCCAGTCGAAGTTGCCAAACGATACAACGATGAAGGTGCAGACGAGCTTTGTTTTTTAGATATCACTGCGAGCAGCGACGGCAGAGATACTATCGTACACGTAGTAGAAGAAGTAGCAAAGCAGCTTTTTATACCGCTAACAGTCGGCGGCGGTATAAGAAAAATAGATGATATTTCAAGACTTTTAAACGTAGGTTGCGATAAAGTAAGCCTAAACTCCGCAGCCATTCACAATCCAAATTTGATAAGTGAAGCTGCAAATAAATTTGGCTCACAATGCGTAGTTGTAGCTATAGACGTAAAAAAGGCTGGTAAGAGCTATCACGTATTTATAAACGGTGGTAGAGCAGATACTAAAATCGACGCTTATGAATGGGCAAAAAAAGTTTATGAACTAGGCGCTGGTGAGATACTGCTAACTTCTATGGATAGCGACGGTACAAAAAACGGATACGACCTTGAAGTCACATCTCAGATATCAAATTTAGTCGGTATCCCAGTCATCGCAAGCGGTGGTGCTGGAACTATGGAGCATATCTTAGAAGCATTTAAAGCCGGCGCTGACGCTGCGCTTGCTGCAAGTATATTTCACTATAAAGAGATAGAGATATCAGAGCTCAAAAAATACCTTTTGGCAAATGGTATCGGAGTTAGAATTTGATAGTTTGCGCCGGGCTTAATGAGAGCTTTGAATTTGCCCTTCCAATAGGCGTAGGGATCACAAGCTCGGCTATAAATTTAACTAAAATACTAACTGCAAATAAAGCAGACGAGATAATTTTTGTAGGGACTTGTGGGCTATATAAAGACGGAAATCTTTTAGATATTTATGAGAGTAAAACAGCCGTAAATTTAGAAATTTCATCCTTGCTTGGACTTTCATACTCTCCACTATTTTCTTCGCCGATTGTGCAAGATTTAAAAAATGTTTCTTGTGAAACATTAATAACAAACTCATCAAATTTCATAACAACAAATATAGATATCGCACACAAATTTAGCGAACTCGGACTTTTTATGGAAAATATGGAACTATACTCCGTCTTAGAGACAGCAAAACAGTTTAAAATTCCTGCTCGTGGGATTTTATGCGCTACAAACTTTTGCGAACCTAACGCACATAATGAATTTATAAAAAACCATAAAAAAGCAAAAATAAATTTAGAAAAATACTTGAAAGAAAGAGACATTATATGAGAAATTTACTAGATCTATCTCAAGATGAGTTAGCAAATTTACTATCACCGAAATTTAGAGCTAAACAAATTTATGAGTGGGTTTATAAGAAAAATGCAAGAAGTTTTGATGAGATGACTAACATATCAAAAGATGTTAGAGAAAATTTGAAAAGCGAATTTTACCTTGATCCGCTAACTTGCGTTAGGAGCGAAACCAGCAAAGACGGAAGCATAAAGTATCTATTTAAACTAACTGATGGCAAAACTATCGAAAGTGTTTTACTACCTATGAAAGAGGAAATTTCAAGCGAAGATGGTAGCGTAGAGCGTCACGCTCGTTATACTATTTGTGTTAGTTCGCAAGTGGGATGTAAGATGGGATGTAGCTTTTGCCTAACGGCTAAGGGTGGATTTGTTAGAAATCTCAGCGCCGGAGAGATCGTAGCACAAATTTTGTGGATAAAAAGAGAAAACAACATACCTTACGAACGCAGAGTAAATGTCGTATATATGGGTATGGGCGAACCGCTTGATAATCTTGCTAACGTTAGTAAAGCAGTTAGCATTTTAAAAGACAATGACGGACTTGCTATCGGTGCTAGGCGTCAAACCATAAGCACTAGCGGACTTGCATCTCAGATAAAAAAACTAGGTGAGCTAGACCTTGGAGTGCTTCTAGCTATATCACTTCACGCCGTAACAGATGAGCTTCGCGCAAAACTTATGCCGATAAATAAAGCTTATAATATAGCTGCCGTTATGGACGCTGTGAGAGCTTTTCCTATAGATATGAGAAAAAGAGTTATGTTTGAGTATCTTATAATGGATAAAGTCAATGACAATTTAAGCGATGCAAAAGCACTTGTCAAGCTTCTACACGGTATAAAAGCAAAAGTAAATTTAATACTTTTTAATCCACATGAAGGAAGCCCGTACCAAAGACCAAGCATAGAAAACGTGGAAAATTTCAGAACTTATCTACAAAGTCGCGGTGTAACGTGCACTATTCGTCAAAGTAAGGGACTTGATATAAGTGCTGCTTGCGGTCAGCTAAAAGAGAGAAGTAAAGGAATAGAAAATGACAACGCTTGATATCGCTGAACTTATTTTTATAGGTATAATTATCATTGTGGGATTTGGACTTTTTATCAAAGTCCTATTGGATGAAAAAAAGTAATAAATTTGATAAAAAAATGAATTTATAGAACTTTAAGTATGGGTGTGGATAAATTAAATAACCTATACTTTACAAAAAAAGAAATAAATGAAAAATAAACTTTTAGTTTTATTAACTTTTATCTTATTAGTAGCGACATACGCCAACGCATATGATTATGGTTGCAACTCAAATCAAAACCGTATGCAACAAAACTATGATAATTTTCAAAACGATGTAAGTCGTAGAAATCAACAGATGCAAAGTGTAGGCAAAGATAATTTTTATGACAATAACTTGCCATCAACTCCAAGATGGTAGTAAATTTATATCAGATTTGATCCATATCAAATCTCATCTGTGATTTGATATTATAAATTTGGTTGTTAAATTTAAATACTATCTTTTCAGCGTGGAGCATTAGTCTTGATGCTCCAGTTTTTTTCACTCTATCGCGCTCATTCATCACGCCATCTAAAATTTGCTCTACACTAAATTTATCCAAGCCATAAATCGGATCACCTAAAATTCTATGTTTCATATGAAACAAATGTAAGCGAATTTGATGCTGTCTTCCAGTAAGCGGATAGCACTCAACCAAACTTATATCAAATTTAGGATAATACTTTATGAGTTTTACTACGGTCACAGCCCTTTTTCCTTCCGGGCAAATTTCCATTCTGATTTTTATATCATCATAATCTTTTGTTATATCCATATTTTTATCGATAACAAAACCTTGAATATCATCAAAAAATTCCAGCTTATCTTTAAAATCTTTAAAGTCATTTATACAAAATTTATTAAGTCCGCTACCATCAAATTTACCACTCACAAAAGCTAGATAAGTTTTTGCTACCGCCCTATTTTCAAAAGATTTTTTTAAATTTAACGCAGAATTTACATTTTTAGCTACTACGATAACTCCGCTTGTTTCCTTATCAAGTCTATGAGCGACGCAAGCTTTTTTACCCCACAAAGACCAAATTTCATCACATAAACTATACTCACAATTTCTACCATTTGGATGAGATAAAACTCCACTTGGTT carries:
- a CDS encoding HTH domain-containing protein — protein: MARSVIEVAKEILERKKEALNPSKMYHIANEMGLTKELNLNGKTPWASFGAGIYMDIKENPNSIFEVVATKPMLIKLKNQVINLEAQMEKNSEIKESKTSYSERDLHPLLSRFVSFNENFKAYTKTIYHESSKKSQKGADKWLYPDIVGVSFEYRDYEKELNRFIGKFDSLPIKIYAFEMKKHLSVGNFREYYFQAVSNSSWANEGYLVALDIDESDEELMDLIKRLSYSFGIGIVSLSSQNVDESVILARARFRERLDYSVMSELSDKNPDFKKFLESVEEFNIEKDYRSKSEFDEVLGDERLESYLKEKKIKG
- a CDS encoding pseudouridine synthase, which translates into the protein MRINKFISHNTNYSRREADELIKNGKVTVNNKVIDNLATDVKDDDKVKIGSRLIRLKKEFSVIVYNKQKGELVTKKDDRGRKTIYDALPHGFSKFISIGRLDFASEGLLLLTDAPAIAEALMGSDIEREYYLKIKGEITPNVITAMTEGFFAKDATKGAHARTKQISMDFKPFLAYKIISFSGGYTRLKVIINEGQNRELRRFFGYFDLEVMDLKRVSFGRVSLDQLGEGKWRYFTNAEYDDLRDFLKQNGVRY
- a CDS encoding KpsF/GutQ family sugar-phosphate isomerase, whose protein sequence is MDILSTAKEVLNLESDELKRHADMLDSKFEKALNLAYECKGKLVITGVGKSGHIGAKIAATLASTGTPSFFLHPTEAMHGDLGMISIGDTVLAISFSGESNELIAILPHIKKRGIKIIGMAKSGSSLEMLSDEFLSLDIVREACPLGAAPTVSTTLTLALGDALAVCLMKLRDFKKEDFAMFHPGGSLGKRLYLKVKDVMRKENLPIVSDDVSLKFAIDSMTHGKLGSVLLTNSKGELVAVLSDGDLRRALSNDSFDINDKAIKFATKNPKVLEDENTLAYEALKLIEEYKIQILIITKDKKPIGALHIHDLTSLGL
- a CDS encoding ribonuclease J — protein: MNEENKENKENGASHENSANDRVNKKRRYKNHRDNLKKQSAIKPAENSSEETPAEAQKPKKKKRKSNNTVKISGNENWQKDMQAAIEANKACHELRLNPLKYLNSSEHKIKITPLGGLGEIGGNMTVFETENDAIIVDIGMSFPSESMHGVDILIPDFDYIRKIKQKVRGIIITHAHEDHIGAVPYFFKEFQFPLYATPLPLGMISNKFEEHGLKSFRSFFRPIEKRKTYELGDFEIELIHITHSIIDASALAITTKAGTILHTGDFKIDHTPIDGYPTDLNRLAYYGERGVLCMMSDSTNSYKEGITKSESSVGKTFDAIFATSKGRVIMSTFSSNIHRVYQAIERGVKHGRKVCVIGRSMERNLWTAIELGYVNLDKKIFIDANEVSKYPDNEVLIVTTGSQGETMSALYRMATDEHKYIKIKPTDQIIISSKAIPGNETSVSTVLNYLLKSGASVAHQDFSEIHVSGHAAQEEQKLMLRLIKPKFFLPVHGEYNHIVRHKETAVSCGVDEKNVYLMSDGDQIEVCQKYMKRVKTVKTGKVFIDNQINKQISDDVVIDRQKLAEAGMVTIIAQIDKNAKKLIQNRVISHGLVSERQSKNLSKEMEEVLLQFLSNVKDELLHDPRALENQIRQVIRKHIFRKIKKYPTIVPVVYLM
- the rsmA gene encoding 16S rRNA (adenine(1518)-N(6)/adenine(1519)-N(6))-dimethyltransferase RsmA — translated: MIKAKKKFGQNFLQDENIKNQIIQAIPNGVKRIVEIGPGLGDLTQKLVNLNSKLDCFEIDSELFVFLQEKFKSELSIGKISITNCDALDAWDSISNSEYFLVANLPYYVATNIILKAIDDPNCNGFVVMIQREVACKFSSECREKEFSSLAILANLKGRCELLFDVPKEAFNPPPKVISSVIRLIKNIDLSLDIDYFEFKNFLKIAFSAPRKTLLKNLSSMIDKKWLESFFQNQNISQTIRPHELSVALYLKIFKEAKHERRE
- a CDS encoding MFS transporter, with translation MSNKFSNPLKALKYRNFRLYWFGMMISQTGTWMQNIAQPWLALEVTNNATLVGIVAAVQFLPLLVFSLFSGALLDKSDKKFILKITQTGMCLTSLAFGLSIIFGFVNYPLILVLAFLTGLFNCLDAPCRQSFLYELIDDKKDVANAVALNSMSVNAARIMGPFFAGIVMAKFGLVACFFLNSASFIAIFISLFFIKNRPSKTNRRKESILKSIISGFHYIKKREILISPLVVILITGTFIPNYNVTISALAKYALGSGEDTFAYLMAFLGSGAFLGALWVAFTSKNISYKTVKIMPFVASTFLILVGLSNTIFLAGVFLAMTGFSFIICVSTINSLLQLNSIEAYRGRVMSVYSLFFLGSTPIGAITAGFLANEFGAGTSLVICGSIVYVLLVFWWVFKTFYLRFR
- the hisF gene encoding imidazole glycerol phosphate synthase subunit HisF; this encodes MDKFAKRIIPCLDVNNGRVVKGINFVGLRDAGDPVEVAKRYNDEGADELCFLDITASSDGRDTIVHVVEEVAKQLFIPLTVGGGIRKIDDISRLLNVGCDKVSLNSAAIHNPNLISEAANKFGSQCVVVAIDVKKAGKSYHVFINGGRADTKIDAYEWAKKVYELGAGEILLTSMDSDGTKNGYDLEVTSQISNLVGIPVIASGGAGTMEHILEAFKAGADAALAASIFHYKEIEISELKKYLLANGIGVRI
- a CDS encoding phosphorylase family protein, with the protein product MIVCAGLNESFEFALPIGVGITSSAINLTKILTANKADEIIFVGTCGLYKDGNLLDIYESKTAVNLEISSLLGLSYSPLFSSPIVQDLKNVSCETLITNSSNFITTNIDIAHKFSELGLFMENMELYSVLETAKQFKIPARGILCATNFCEPNAHNEFIKNHKKAKINLEKYLKERDII
- the rlmN gene encoding 23S rRNA (adenine(2503)-C(2))-methyltransferase RlmN, translated to MRNLLDLSQDELANLLSPKFRAKQIYEWVYKKNARSFDEMTNISKDVRENLKSEFYLDPLTCVRSETSKDGSIKYLFKLTDGKTIESVLLPMKEEISSEDGSVERHARYTICVSSQVGCKMGCSFCLTAKGGFVRNLSAGEIVAQILWIKRENNIPYERRVNVVYMGMGEPLDNLANVSKAVSILKDNDGLAIGARRQTISTSGLASQIKKLGELDLGVLLAISLHAVTDELRAKLMPINKAYNIAAVMDAVRAFPIDMRKRVMFEYLIMDKVNDNLSDAKALVKLLHGIKAKVNLILFNPHEGSPYQRPSIENVENFRTYLQSRGVTCTIRQSKGLDISAACGQLKERSKGIENDNA
- a CDS encoding pseudouridine synthase family protein, with the protein product MAYKKFKVGSFRGEKAYTIFLNLGYSMKEAQKLCDKGRLLVNDAICGKNDPVFGDAYFIDYECEPKGLKPIFECDEFGVFDKPSGVLSHPNGRNCEYSLCDEIWSLWGKKACVAHRLDKETSGVIVVAKNVNSALNLKKSFENRAVAKTYLAFVSGKFDGSGLNKFCINDFKDFKDKLEFFDDIQGFVIDKNMDITKDYDDIKIRMEICPEGKRAVTVVKLIKYYPKFDISLVECYPLTGRQHQIRLHLFHMKHRILGDPIYGLDKFSVEQILDGVMNERDRVKKTGASRLMLHAEKIVFKFNNQIYNIKSQMRFDMDQI